The genomic stretch ATCCATGGCTTTGTTAAGGGGAATATGGTTTTGCCATAGGCGGTATTTACAACGAGAGCTGATGAAAGATACATAGCCAGTATACCGGCGAAGAGAAGAGCATATCCAGCGATTGGTTTAAAGGAAGGGTCAAGAATTCCCAAGTCTAGAAAGGCTACTTGCACAACTGCTATATCGATTAGAATAACTGCCAGTGATAATATGCTTGTTGATTTAAAGTAAGCAGGAGTCCACATCACTAGGCAGAACGAAAGCACTAACCAAGCCCATCCATCGATGTGAGTATCTAGGGGTATCGACCATTGTTGGACCGCAGCAAAATACTTAACAAAAAACTCTAGCCCACCAACGAGCATAAAGAATGCCGAAAAGTATAAAAATACGTTTCCTCCAACGATCTGGCCTTCTTTCAACTCAATAACGCTAACGATGACTTGGACGACAAAGCCACCAATCAGCCAACATCCCATTAAAGGCATTGCTCCTAAAGTAACCTTCCCGCTTAATAAAGCGAAAAAAGTAAAACATGCAACACCTAGGGCTACAAGACCCGCAGGTGATGGGTTCGCCCATCCTCCTTGATTATTTGACATATGCTTTCCCCTCTCAATCATAACCTCAATTTAGAAGCTCAGTTTTAGAACTTCTTTATAATTCTTAATGAGATTGATACTATCCTGATTGAATTCAAGGTCAGTCTTTTGCAAAAAATCATGACGTCAGATGTAAAATCACAGGCTAAATTATATTTTTCTATCTTTTTATTTTTCTTTGGACAATAAATTTTCTGGCTAGCATAAAAAGGCGTGTTGTGTTAGGAAACTCTCCCGGCGAGAATCTCGGCAATATCCTGTACTTTAATTTGATCTTCTGCTTCACGAGTTGCTACTCCGTCATTGATCATGGTCAGACAGAAAGGACATGCTGTGCTCACTAAGTTTGAACCCGTCGCTATAGCCTCATCGGTCCGCATTACATTGATGCGTTCTCCCTCATGTTCTTCTAACCACATTCTTCCACCACCCGCTCCACAACAGAAGCTCTTTTCGTGGTGACGAGGCATTTCCAACATCGTAAACCCTGCTGCTTTAAGCAGGGCACGAGGCTCTTGATAGATTTCATGATAACGTCCCAGATAACAGGAATCATGGTAGGTGACTTTTTGCTCCGCTTCCATAGTAAATTGTAGTCGTCCAGCTTGCACAAGCTCATTCAAGTATTGAGTATGATGAATTACTTCGTATTGCCCCCCGAACTCAGGATAATCCTGCTTTAGGACATTGAAACAGTGTGGGCATTGGGAAACAATTTTCTTGACTCCATAACCATTCATGACTTCAATATTCTCTGTAGCTAGTGAGTAGAAAAGGTATTCGTTTCCTAAACGACGTGCGGAATCTCCACAGCATTTTTCCTCATTACCCAGGATTGCGAAATTGACATTGGCTTTTTGCAGGAGCTTAACAAACGCCGCTGCTACTTTTTGATTGCGGGCATCAAAGGCTCCTGAACAACCCGGCCAATAGAGTATTTCTGCCTCAGGATTCTCTTCTATAGTCTTGACATCGAGGCCGGTTAGGAAATCAGCTCGGTTGCTCCAGCCAATCCCCCAAGGGTTTCCGTTATTCTCCATATTCTTAAAGGCCAGCTGGGCTTCTGAGGGGAAACGACTTTCCATGAGCACTAGGTTACGACGCATATCAATGGTTTTATCCACATGCTCGATAAAGATGGGACATTGTTGTTCACAGGAGCGGCAGGTAGTACAAGACCAAAGATCATCCTCGGAGAGAACTTCTCCGATGAGCTGACGCAGTCCTAATTCCTCTTCACTGGGTGCTTCTGCAGCAACAGCAACCTCCTCAGCCGTCTCATGTCCTCCGGAAAGAGCAGGTGCATTTTTGTGTTCTTTTAAGGCCTTGCCCATTTCCCCCATATAGGCACCCATATCTTGGATTACTTGTTTGGGGTTAAGGTGCTTCCCACTTAAATAGGCCGGACAATTATCTTGGCATCTTCCGCAACGTAAACAAGCATCCGTGTTAAAAAGTGTCTTCCAGCTAAATTCGCTAAGCTTGCTTTTGCCAAAGGTTTCTAGACTTTCATCTTCAAAGTCGATTTTTTCCGGTATTCCAATAGGTCCATGCTTGCGTAGGAATTGATTGGCCGGTCCGAGTAAAATATGGGAAAGCTTTGAATATGGAAAATACCCAAAGAAAACCATGACCAAGATAAAATGAAACCACCATAGGAAACTATGAATTCCCTCTAAGGTTTCTACGCTGAAGTTTTGGAAAAGTGGTGCCATAGCATATCCTAGGAAGGCATACATTCCCCAAGGATCAGCGACAGCCGCCATACGCACAGCTTGGATCACAAAACCGGTAATCAAAATAGTTAAGATCAGGACTAAAACGACAGCGTCATCCATTTTATTATCAAGCCGATCCGGACGTTGCATATAACGTCGCCAAATAGCCATAAAGATACCCAAAATGGCCAGTAACCCGAAAATATTGGCGGTAATTTTGATAAAGATATATAGACCGCCGTTAAAAACATTGACGCCGAAGTCAGCCTGCAGGGCTACAATCGTTGTCGCAAACATCAAAAGAACAAAACCCCAGAAAATGAAAAGATGCATTACTCCCGGAAAACCATCTTTTATTATCCTTTTGTGGCCTATTCCATAGACAATGACATCACTTATTCTCTTCCCGAGATTTTGCCAACGGTTCTCTGATTGTCCTAGACGCCATAATTTAAAGCGCTGATAAAAACCATAACAGAAAAAACCGAGAGCTATGACCTAGATTCTACGTCAGTACTTCAAAAAGCATAATCAAAGCCTTGATAAATATGCGTTCCTTCGAAATTCAGCTTTCACCCATTGGGTGAAAGAAAAGTGCTCAAAAATATGTTAAATTATCAGCTTTTATGACTCGATATATGGTAAAATAATAGTAAGAAAAGTAGTAAAAAGGGGTTCTAATTATGATTAATAAAATTGATTTCAAAGCTAAGAATCTAACATCAAATGCAGGTCTTTTTCTGCTCCTTGAGAATGCAAAAAGCAATGGGATTTTTGATTTTATTGAAAATGACCTCGTATTTGATAATGACTCAACAAATAAAATCAAGATGAATCATATAAAGACCATGCTCTGCGGTCACTTCATTGGCATTGATAAGTTAGAACGTCTAAAGCTACTTCAAAATGATCCCCTCGTCAACGAGTTTGATATTTCCGTAAAAGAACCTGAAACAGTGTCACGGTTTCTAGGAAACTTCAACTTCAAGACAACCCAAATGTTTAGAGACATTAATTTTAAAGTCTTTAAAAAACTGCTCACTAAAAGTAAATTGACATCCATTACGATTGATATTGATAGTAGTGTAATTAACGTAGAAGGTCATCAAGAAGGTGCGTCAAAAGGATATAATCCTAAGAAACTGGGAAACCGATGCTACAATATCCAATTTGCATTTTGCGACGAATTAAAAGCATATGTTACCGGATTTGTAAGAAGTGGCAATACTTACACTGCAAACGGTGCTGCGGAAATGATCAAAGAAATTGTTGCTAACATCAAATCAGACGATTTAGAAATTTTATTTCGAATGGATAGTGGCTACTTTGATGAAAAAATTATCGAAACGATAGAATCTCTTGGATGCAAATATTTAATTAAAGCCAAAAGTTATTCTACACTCACCTCACAAGCAACGAATTCATCAATTGTATTCGTTAAAGGAGAAGAAGGTAGAGAAACTACAGAACTGTATACAAAATTAGTTAAATGGGAAAAAGACAGAAGATTTGTCGTATCTCGCGTACTGAAACCAGAAAAAGAAAGAGCACAATTATCACTTTTAGAAGGTTCCGAATACGACTACTTTTTCTTTGTAACAAATACTACCTTGCTTTCTGAAAAAGTAGTTATATACTATGAAAAGCGTGGTAATGCTGAAAACTATATCAAAGAAGCCAAATACGACATGGCGGTGGGTCATCTCTTGCTAAAGTCATTTTGGGCGAATGAAGCCGTGTTTCAAATGATGATGCTTTCATATAACCTATTTTTGTTGTTCAAGTTTGATTCCTTGGACTCTTCAGAATACAGACAGCAAATAAAGACCTTTCGTTTGAAGTATGTATTTCTTGCAGCAAAAATAATCAAAACCGCAAGATATGTAATCATGAAGTTGTCGGAAAACTATCCGTACAAGGGAGTGTATGAAAAATGTCTGGTATAATAAGAATATCATCAATAAAATTGAGTGTTGCTCTGTGGATAACTTGCAGAGTTTATTAAGTATCATTGCAGCAAAGATGAAATCAATGATTTATCAAAAATGATTGAAAGGTGGTTGTAAATAATGTTACAATGTGTGAGAAGCAGTCTAAATTCTTCGTGAAATAGTGATTTTTGAAGCTAATAAAAAACACACGTGGAATTTAGGTTTCTTTATAAACATAGGGGGAATTGCATGAAACGTTGCCTCATCTGCCTAGAAGAATTGGATCTGTTTCGGGGTCTGGAAAAAGAACAGATTACAAACTTGTGTCAATGTACAAATAAAAAACGGCTGTCCAAAGGAC from Desulfitobacterium dichloroeliminans LMG P-21439 encodes the following:
- a CDS encoding acetate uptake transporter family protein — translated: MSNNQGGWANPSPAGLVALGVACFTFFALLSGKVTLGAMPLMGCWLIGGFVVQVIVSVIELKEGQIVGGNVFLYFSAFFMLVGGLEFFVKYFAAVQQWSIPLDTHIDGWAWLVLSFCLVMWTPAYFKSTSILSLAVILIDIAVVQVAFLDLGILDPSFKPIAGYALLFAGILAMYLSSALVVNTAYGKTIFPLTKPWITEKPINLQANTAKNTN
- a CDS encoding heterodisulfide reductase-related iron-sulfur binding cluster, whose protein sequence is MHLFIFWGFVLLMFATTIVALQADFGVNVFNGGLYIFIKITANIFGLLAILGIFMAIWRRYMQRPDRLDNKMDDAVVLVLILTILITGFVIQAVRMAAVADPWGMYAFLGYAMAPLFQNFSVETLEGIHSFLWWFHFILVMVFFGYFPYSKLSHILLGPANQFLRKHGPIGIPEKIDFEDESLETFGKSKLSEFSWKTLFNTDACLRCGRCQDNCPAYLSGKHLNPKQVIQDMGAYMGEMGKALKEHKNAPALSGGHETAEEVAVAAEAPSEEELGLRQLIGEVLSEDDLWSCTTCRSCEQQCPIFIEHVDKTIDMRRNLVLMESRFPSEAQLAFKNMENNGNPWGIGWSNRADFLTGLDVKTIEENPEAEILYWPGCSGAFDARNQKVAAAFVKLLQKANVNFAILGNEEKCCGDSARRLGNEYLFYSLATENIEVMNGYGVKKIVSQCPHCFNVLKQDYPEFGGQYEVIHHTQYLNELVQAGRLQFTMEAEQKVTYHDSCYLGRYHEIYQEPRALLKAAGFTMLEMPRHHEKSFCCGAGGGRMWLEEHEGERINVMRTDEAIATGSNLVSTACPFCLTMINDGVATREAEDQIKVQDIAEILAGRVS
- a CDS encoding IS1380-like element ISEcp1 family transposase — protein: MINKIDFKAKNLTSNAGLFLLLENAKSNGIFDFIENDLVFDNDSTNKIKMNHIKTMLCGHFIGIDKLERLKLLQNDPLVNEFDISVKEPETVSRFLGNFNFKTTQMFRDINFKVFKKLLTKSKLTSITIDIDSSVINVEGHQEGASKGYNPKKLGNRCYNIQFAFCDELKAYVTGFVRSGNTYTANGAAEMIKEIVANIKSDDLEILFRMDSGYFDEKIIETIESLGCKYLIKAKSYSTLTSQATNSSIVFVKGEEGRETTELYTKLVKWEKDRRFVVSRVLKPEKERAQLSLLEGSEYDYFFFVTNTTLLSEKVVIYYEKRGNAENYIKEAKYDMAVGHLLLKSFWANEAVFQMMMLSYNLFLLFKFDSLDSSEYRQQIKTFRLKYVFLAAKIIKTARYVIMKLSENYPYKGVYEKCLV